A window of the Desulfobacula toluolica Tol2 genome harbors these coding sequences:
- the rsmI gene encoding 16S rRNA (cytidine(1402)-2'-O)-methyltransferase codes for MNDPTAFGTLYVVATPVGNLEDITFRAVKILKQVDLIAAEDTRHSKKLLSHYGIGTKLVSCHEHNETKKAPHLIAHLKSGLDIALISDAGTPSISDPGYKLVTAVAKEEIKVIPIPGCSAAIAGLSVSGLPTDSFLFLGFLPKKQQKQKHAIEAIKNEPPTLIFYESPKRIQNLVANLQTILGDRKACLAREITKLHEEYIRGKLSEILQKLNNKENVKGECSLFVQGRSEENTITEEELKEIILAKLSTTDLGTSGLAKLISSQTSLSKKQVYETILKLQSLKKV; via the coding sequence ATGAATGATCCGACTGCATTTGGAACCTTATATGTCGTTGCAACCCCGGTGGGGAACCTTGAAGATATCACCTTCAGAGCCGTTAAAATCTTAAAGCAGGTCGATCTGATTGCTGCTGAAGACACACGCCATTCAAAAAAACTTCTTTCCCACTATGGTATTGGAACAAAACTTGTTTCCTGTCATGAACACAATGAAACAAAAAAAGCCCCCCACCTCATTGCCCATTTAAAAAGCGGCCTTGACATTGCCCTGATTTCAGATGCCGGAACCCCATCCATTTCAGATCCAGGGTATAAACTTGTCACTGCCGTTGCAAAAGAAGAGATCAAGGTTATTCCTATTCCTGGATGCAGTGCTGCAATTGCCGGATTAAGTGTTTCCGGGCTTCCAACCGATTCTTTTTTGTTTCTGGGATTTTTACCCAAAAAACAACAAAAGCAAAAACATGCAATTGAAGCCATAAAAAATGAACCCCCAACCCTTATCTTTTATGAATCCCCGAAACGCATTCAAAATCTTGTTGCCAACCTTCAAACCATTTTAGGAGATCGCAAGGCATGCCTTGCCAGGGAAATCACCAAACTCCATGAAGAATATATCCGAGGAAAATTATCTGAAATTCTTCAAAAATTAAATAATAAAGAAAATGTTAAAGGGGAATGTTCTCTTTTTGTTCAAGGGCGATCAGAAGAAAACACCATAACTGAAGAAGAATTAAAAGAGATCATCCTTGCAAAACTTTCAACCACAGACCTTGGCACATCAGGTTTAGCCAAATTAATTTCAAGCCAAACCAGTCTTTCTAAAAAACAGGTCTATGAAACAATTCTTAAACTCCAATCCCTGAAAAAAGTATAA
- a CDS encoding OS_HP2 family (seleno)protein, with the protein MKNKIIIIAMLFAFFCMAQLFWVQFCLAEPGKAKSQPKILIDNPVFTFKSIPEGVRIAHEFKIKNTGNTLLHIHKVMPPUGCDEHSFDREIPPGGEGRVKVSFRTSGYGGKIMKKNIIVKTDDPEKKKFNLVVTGPVEKVVDINPRSVYMNGNSGDTLETVVNITPSEKYHFSILGMEQKIRNGIQARLIEPKSSSILSSIWHSFLIKTRLIEPKEDKKLWQIKIKSTSDTAANLYEILTLKTDSQYKPMLTIRINAVFHEKQKPSS; encoded by the coding sequence ATGAAAAATAAAATTATCATTATCGCCATGCTATTTGCATTCTTTTGCATGGCTCAGCTCTTTTGGGTTCAGTTTTGTCTGGCTGAACCGGGAAAGGCCAAGTCACAGCCAAAAATTTTGATTGATAATCCTGTTTTCACATTTAAATCAATACCGGAAGGGGTGCGCATAGCCCATGAGTTTAAAATTAAAAATACAGGGAATACCCTTCTTCATATCCATAAGGTTATGCCGCCATGAGGCTGTGATGAACACTCTTTTGACAGGGAGATTCCCCCGGGCGGGGAAGGCAGAGTAAAGGTTAGTTTCAGGACCAGTGGATACGGCGGAAAGATAATGAAAAAAAATATTATAGTCAAGACTGATGATCCTGAGAAAAAAAAGTTCAACCTGGTTGTCACAGGGCCGGTTGAAAAAGTTGTGGATATCAATCCCAGATCCGTTTATATGAATGGAAATTCCGGAGATACACTGGAAACTGTTGTCAACATTACCCCGTCGGAAAAATATCATTTTTCAATCCTGGGCATGGAACAAAAGATCCGTAATGGGATTCAAGCCCGGCTTATTGAACCTAAGAGCAGTTCGATATTATCTTCCATCTGGCACTCTTTTTTGATTAAAACCCGGCTTATTGAACCCAAAGAAGATAAGAAATTATGGCAGATTAAAATTAAAAGCACATCAGATACGGCAGCCAACCTGTATGAGATTCTGACCCTTAAAACGGACAGTCAATATAAACCCATGCTGACCATCAGGATAAATGCCGTTTTTCATGAAAAACAAAAACCCAGTTCTTAA
- the rplS gene encoding 50S ribosomal protein L19 has product MTNIIEKLEKEQLRLDIPEFDSGDTVKVHVKISEGEKERIQIFQGVVIKKTKGYASARFTVRKISGGIGVERIFPLYSPVLDKIEVVTRGRVRRSKLYYLRNLRGKAARIKEKRFV; this is encoded by the coding sequence ATGACTAACATAATCGAAAAATTAGAAAAAGAACAACTACGTCTTGATATCCCTGAATTTGACTCAGGCGATACGGTAAAAGTACATGTAAAAATCAGTGAAGGCGAAAAAGAACGTATCCAGATATTTCAGGGTGTAGTGATCAAAAAGACAAAAGGATATGCAAGCGCCCGTTTTACCGTAAGAAAAATTTCAGGTGGTATTGGTGTTGAGAGAATATTTCCGCTTTATTCACCGGTTCTTGATAAAATTGAAGTGGTAACAAGAGGACGTGTCAGAAGATCAAAACTTTATTATCTTAGAAACCTTAGAGGCAAAGCGGCCAGGATCAAAGAAAAACGGTTTGTTTAA
- a CDS encoding YraN family protein yields the protein MHDDPKILGHQGEAAAISFLQTLNFTILETNYQTKPAEIDIIAKDNDHICFIEVKTRRSLKKGLPRESVTYSKQKKIILGACFYLKKTKQTNSRIRFDVVEVYKTKAGFEINLIKNAFQAC from the coding sequence ATGCACGATGACCCCAAAATTCTGGGGCATCAAGGAGAAGCAGCTGCCATATCCTTTCTTCAAACACTGAATTTTACAATTCTTGAAACCAATTATCAAACAAAACCAGCTGAAATTGATATTATTGCCAAAGACAATGATCATATCTGTTTTATTGAAGTTAAAACCCGGCGCAGTTTGAAAAAAGGACTGCCAAGGGAATCGGTCACCTATTCAAAGCAGAAAAAGATCATTCTCGGAGCCTGTTTTTATCTTAAAAAAACAAAACAGACAAATTCAAGGATTCGATTTGATGTGGTTGAAGTTTATAAAACAAAAGCCGGATTTGAAATAAATTTAATTAAAAATGCATTTCAGGCCTGTTAA
- a CDS encoding ribonuclease HII: protein MWQFEHEAKAYGYKIIAGVDEAGRGPLAGPVVSAAVILPGDFSCEGIDDSKKLSEKKRDALFPLIKEQAIAVSTGIASHLEIDQINILQASLLSMKRAVENLSISPDFLLIDGKFTLDMKTDQTAVIKGDSKSISIAAASIIAKVTRDAIMKELHKTYPEYNFIQHKGYPTKAHKQAILKNGPCPIHRQTFRGVKGITNAR, encoded by the coding sequence ATGTGGCAATTTGAACATGAAGCAAAAGCTTACGGCTATAAAATAATAGCAGGTGTTGACGAGGCTGGCAGGGGACCCCTTGCCGGCCCTGTCGTATCTGCAGCCGTGATCTTACCCGGGGATTTTTCCTGTGAAGGCATTGATGATTCAAAAAAGCTGTCGGAAAAAAAAAGAGACGCACTCTTTCCCCTGATCAAGGAACAGGCAATTGCCGTTTCAACGGGTATTGCCTCACACCTTGAGATTGATCAAATCAACATTTTGCAAGCCTCTTTGCTTTCCATGAAGAGAGCTGTTGAAAACCTTTCAATTTCACCTGATTTTCTGCTGATTGACGGTAAATTTACGCTGGACATGAAAACAGACCAGACAGCCGTGATTAAAGGGGATTCAAAAAGCATTTCCATTGCAGCGGCCTCCATCATTGCAAAGGTCACAAGGGATGCCATCATGAAAGAGCTTCACAAAACCTATCCTGAATATAATTTTATCCAGCACAAGGGATATCCCACTAAAGCCCATAAGCAAGCCATTTTAAAAAACGGACCCTGCCCTATTCACCGCCAAACCTTCAGGGGTGTAAAAGGGATCACAAATGCACGATGA
- a CDS encoding inorganic phosphate transporter: MGLQLCYVIVGMLVLFAIFDLVVGVTNDAVNFLNSSIGSKAAPFFMIMIIASLGIIAGVTFSGGMMEVARKGIFHPQFFTMPELLTIFLAVMITDILLLDLFNTHGLPTSTTVSIVFELLGAAVALSVIKIMASNDNAMALWDYINTAKAMAIVGGILLSIVVAFFSGAVMQFISRLIFTFEYQSRLKKYGALWGGMAMTAITFFILVKGSKGATFMDDQAIAWIKAHSYLIMACIFMISAFTFQILISFFKVNILKPIVLVGTFALAMAFAANDLVNFIGVPLAGLNAFQNALASGDPLNITMTALSKQVQSQTHIMLVAGFIMVITLWLSKKARTVTETEIGLGQQDEGIEKFESIWLSRKIVNMFDSLFSTAKNITPLPVRKIISRRLTPAAPIKGITQAGKPSFDLVRASVNLMVASAVVSFATSLKLPLSTTYVTFMVAMGSSFSDQAWGRESAVYRVTGVLTVVGGWFMTAFIAFVVAFIFANILSYFKIPGFFILFAFAGFMIWKNHQKHKVKVKDKEEMSIYNLHKVENFHESMSQTFDHLAFLLKGIRESFDIGFDALFQEDLYKLRHERERVKHFQNSTNIIIANIFKVLRLLSKEDQAISYNYYQIIRRLQKLTDGHRDTIIRSSMHVSNRHKGLLDAQIAELKEIKKVFLNIFFLVETAFRNKEIVDCQEAVEQFHYLRELVDDFNENQIGRIVDDSSKTRLSILFYAISGNCVMMAKQNVKLLDIFNESFKLNQKCS, from the coding sequence ATGGGTCTTCAATTGTGCTATGTGATTGTTGGCATGCTGGTCTTATTTGCCATATTTGATCTGGTTGTCGGCGTGACAAATGACGCTGTTAATTTTTTAAATTCCTCCATCGGGTCAAAGGCTGCCCCTTTTTTTATGATCATGATCATTGCAAGCCTGGGTATTATTGCCGGTGTAACCTTTTCAGGCGGTATGATGGAAGTGGCAAGAAAAGGCATTTTTCATCCACAATTTTTCACTATGCCTGAACTTCTAACCATTTTCCTGGCCGTTATGATAACGGACATCCTGTTGCTTGATCTTTTCAATACCCATGGACTGCCGACCTCTACAACAGTATCAATTGTTTTTGAACTGCTGGGAGCTGCGGTTGCGCTTTCCGTGATTAAAATCATGGCATCAAACGACAATGCCATGGCGTTATGGGACTATATTAATACAGCCAAGGCCATGGCCATTGTGGGTGGAATCCTTTTATCCATTGTAGTGGCATTCTTTTCAGGCGCAGTGATGCAGTTTATCTCCAGGCTGATTTTTACATTTGAGTATCAAAGCCGTTTAAAAAAATACGGCGCACTCTGGGGAGGTATGGCCATGACCGCCATAACTTTTTTTATCCTGGTTAAAGGCTCTAAAGGGGCTACTTTCATGGATGACCAAGCCATCGCCTGGATAAAAGCCCATTCCTATCTTATAATGGCATGTATATTCATGATTTCTGCTTTTACTTTCCAGATCCTGATATCCTTTTTTAAAGTCAATATTTTAAAACCCATTGTACTTGTCGGAACCTTTGCCCTTGCCATGGCATTTGCAGCCAATGACCTGGTAAATTTTATCGGTGTTCCCCTTGCAGGTCTCAATGCCTTTCAAAATGCCCTGGCCTCGGGAGATCCTTTAAATATAACCATGACCGCTTTAAGCAAACAGGTGCAATCACAGACCCATATCATGTTGGTAGCAGGTTTTATAATGGTGATCACCCTGTGGCTCTCCAAAAAGGCACGAACAGTAACGGAAACGGAAATCGGCCTGGGACAACAGGATGAAGGAATAGAAAAATTCGAGTCCATCTGGCTGTCCAGAAAAATTGTCAACATGTTTGATTCTTTATTCAGCACCGCAAAAAATATAACTCCACTGCCCGTAAGAAAAATCATTTCCCGCCGTCTAACCCCGGCTGCACCAATCAAAGGAATCACCCAGGCAGGAAAACCTTCTTTTGATCTGGTTCGTGCTTCTGTTAATCTGATGGTGGCAAGTGCGGTGGTTTCATTTGCCACATCTTTGAAACTGCCTTTATCAACCACCTACGTCACCTTTATGGTAGCCATGGGAAGCAGTTTTTCAGATCAGGCATGGGGCAGGGAAAGTGCAGTATACAGGGTAACCGGCGTATTAACCGTAGTTGGCGGATGGTTTATGACGGCTTTTATCGCCTTTGTGGTTGCCTTTATCTTTGCTAATATTTTATCATATTTTAAAATTCCAGGATTTTTTATCCTGTTCGCATTTGCCGGATTCATGATCTGGAAAAATCACCAGAAGCACAAGGTTAAGGTTAAAGATAAGGAAGAGATGAGCATTTATAACCTTCACAAGGTTGAAAACTTCCATGAATCCATGTCCCAGACATTTGATCACCTGGCTTTTCTTCTCAAAGGCATCCGAGAATCCTTTGATATCGGCTTTGATGCACTTTTTCAAGAAGACCTGTATAAATTACGGCATGAGCGGGAGAGGGTCAAACACTTCCAGAACAGTACAAATATCATTATTGCCAACATCTTCAAGGTATTACGGCTGCTCTCAAAAGAAGACCAGGCTATTTCCTATAATTATTATCAGATCATCAGGCGGCTTCAAAAACTTACAGACGGACACAGGGACACCATAATCCGCTCCAGCATGCATGTAAGCAACCGCCACAAGGGACTTTTGGATGCCCAAATCGCAGAATTAAAAGAGATCAAAAAAGTTTTCTTAAATATCTTTTTCCTTGTGGAGACCGCATTTCGGAACAAAGAGATCGTTGACTGCCAGGAAGCGGTAGAACAATTTCATTATTTGCGGGAACTGGTGGATGATTTTAACGAAAACCAGATTGGAAGAATCGTAGATGATTCTTCCAAAACACGGTTGAGCATCCTTTTTTATGCCATAAGCGGTAATTGCGTTATGATGGCCAAACAGAATGTAAAACTTCTGGATATCTTTAATGAATCGTTTAAACTGAACCAGAAATGTTCATAA
- a CDS encoding RNA methyltransferase translates to MLKNNIYVALIHFPVMNKKDMPIGSALTTIDLHDIARASITFGVKGFYVVTPYEDQATLAKQVIEHWTKGVGGKLNPFRKKALELIRVSATFEDAVNAIKKERNEPVVTIATSAKKTVGSITTETLRLKLENKASHVLVFGTAWGLADELIDTCDFILDPIYGDADYNHLSVRSAASIYLDRIINGR, encoded by the coding sequence TTGTTAAAGAATAACATTTATGTGGCTTTGATCCATTTTCCTGTGATGAACAAAAAGGATATGCCCATTGGATCAGCCCTGACAACCATTGACCTGCATGATATTGCAAGAGCATCCATTACCTTTGGTGTAAAAGGATTTTATGTTGTAACCCCTTATGAAGATCAGGCAACCCTTGCCAAACAGGTGATTGAACACTGGACAAAAGGGGTTGGCGGCAAGCTCAATCCGTTCAGAAAAAAGGCGCTTGAACTTATCAGGGTATCTGCAACATTTGAGGATGCGGTCAACGCGATAAAAAAAGAAAGAAATGAACCGGTTGTAACTATTGCTACAAGTGCAAAAAAAACCGTCGGTTCAATAACAACCGAGACGTTACGGCTAAAGCTTGAGAATAAAGCATCCCATGTTCTGGTTTTTGGAACGGCATGGGGACTGGCAGATGAATTGATTGATACATGTGATTTTATTTTAGACCCGATTTACGGGGATGCTGACTACAATCACCTTTCTGTCAGATCTGCCGCATCAATATATTTAGACAGGATCATAAACGGCAGGTAG
- the rimM gene encoding ribosome maturation factor RimM (Essential for efficient processing of 16S rRNA) produces the protein MNTADSFTIGQVTGVHGLAGNLKVWSFAESIDTFCPGRSVLLKSEDEEDGRQYKIVKATAHKKGIILFLEGVDTRELAEDLIGKKILIDRDQLPEPEEDTWYWQDLLGLNVFDHEKGFIGKITDIFPTGANDVLVVTDNKKETLVPMHKQFIESVDIKNGIVKTTLPEDY, from the coding sequence ATGAACACAGCCGATTCATTTACCATAGGTCAGGTAACCGGTGTTCATGGACTCGCTGGTAATTTAAAGGTCTGGTCTTTTGCAGAATCAATTGATACCTTTTGCCCCGGCAGAAGTGTTCTTTTAAAATCAGAAGATGAGGAAGACGGCAGGCAATACAAGATTGTTAAGGCAACTGCGCATAAAAAAGGGATCATACTCTTTCTTGAGGGAGTTGACACCCGTGAACTTGCCGAGGATCTTATAGGGAAAAAAATCCTGATTGACCGTGATCAGTTGCCGGAACCTGAAGAAGACACATGGTATTGGCAGGATCTTTTGGGGCTGAATGTGTTTGATCATGAAAAAGGATTTATCGGAAAAATAACCGATATTTTCCCAACAGGGGCAAATGATGTGCTGGTTGTAACAGACAATAAAAAAGAAACCCTTGTGCCCATGCACAAACAGTTTATCGAATCCGTCGATATTAAAAATGGAATCGTGAAAACAACATTGCCCGAGGATTATTGA
- the sat gene encoding sulfate adenylyltransferase yields MSKLVAPHGGKGLVICKLEGAELEAELKKAAGLKKIEISSQVKGDLIMLGIGGFSPLNGFMTKADWKGVCADFLMADGTFWPVPVMLDASKEDAADINVGDEVALERNGEIYATMKIEEKFEMTEDEKKWECEKVYKGHGEESEDAVFWKIAMEDHPGVQMVMARKEFCLAGPVKVLSEGEFPEKFKGVYLTPKETRAIFDERGWANVASMQLRNPMHRSHEHLCKIALDVCDGVLIHSLIGNLKPGDIPAEVRIECIDTLIKGFFVPEHVVNGGYPLDMRYAGPREGLLHATFRQNYGVNRMIIGRDHAGVGDFYTLFEAQEIFDTIPTPEGEGKALLCEPLKIDWTFYCHKCDGMASMRTCPHGKDDRVILSGTKLRHALSNNEEVVDHFGREEVLVILRKYYASLTEKVEVKLQSHAEGSKM; encoded by the coding sequence ATGTCTAAATTAGTAGCCCCCCATGGTGGAAAAGGTCTCGTAATTTGCAAGCTTGAAGGTGCAGAACTTGAAGCGGAACTTAAAAAAGCAGCCGGTCTTAAAAAAATTGAAATATCTTCTCAGGTAAAAGGTGACCTGATCATGCTGGGTATCGGTGGTTTTAGCCCGCTTAACGGTTTTATGACCAAAGCTGACTGGAAAGGTGTTTGCGCTGATTTCCTTATGGCTGACGGTACGTTCTGGCCTGTACCGGTAATGCTTGATGCATCAAAAGAAGATGCAGCTGATATTAATGTCGGTGATGAAGTTGCTCTTGAAAGAAATGGTGAAATTTATGCCACCATGAAAATCGAAGAAAAATTTGAAATGACCGAAGACGAGAAAAAATGGGAATGTGAAAAAGTTTATAAAGGCCATGGTGAAGAGTCTGAAGACGCTGTTTTCTGGAAAATTGCCATGGAAGATCATCCAGGTGTTCAGATGGTTATGGCCAGAAAAGAATTCTGCCTGGCAGGCCCTGTAAAAGTTCTTTCCGAAGGCGAATTCCCTGAAAAATTCAAAGGCGTTTACCTGACACCTAAAGAAACCCGTGCGATCTTTGATGAAAGAGGCTGGGCAAACGTTGCTTCCATGCAGCTTAGAAACCCAATGCACAGATCCCATGAGCATCTTTGCAAAATAGCCCTTGACGTATGTGATGGTGTTTTGATTCATTCTCTGATTGGTAACTTAAAACCAGGCGATATCCCGGCAGAGGTTCGTATTGAATGTATTGATACTCTGATCAAGGGTTTCTTTGTTCCCGAGCATGTTGTTAACGGCGGATATCCTCTTGACATGAGATATGCAGGACCTAGAGAAGGTCTTCTCCATGCAACTTTCCGTCAGAACTACGGTGTTAACAGAATGATCATCGGTCGTGACCATGCAGGCGTTGGTGATTTCTATACATTGTTTGAAGCACAGGAAATTTTTGATACTATTCCTACACCGGAAGGTGAAGGAAAAGCATTGCTTTGCGAACCTTTGAAAATTGACTGGACATTCTACTGCCATAAATGTGACGGCATGGCTTCCATGAGAACCTGCCCCCATGGCAAAGATGACAGAGTTATCCTTTCCGGAACCAAACTGCGTCACGCTCTGTCCAACAACGAAGAAGTTGTTGACCACTTTGGCCGTGAAGAAGTTCTGGTTATCCTGAGAAAATACTATGCATCCTTGACTGAAAAAGTTGAAGTTAAACTTCAGAGTCATGCAGAAGGATCTAAAATGTAA
- a CDS encoding HAD family hydrolase, translating to MDITKIKAVVFDCDGVMFDTAAANRKYYDEVLASFDKPGLTEEQFVNVHMMTVNEAIEYLFPEIDDLSKVYDCLKTIGYHKFIKYMTMEKGLKELLITLNDSGYIRGIGTNRTNTMEKVLEDFGLEDYFEVVVTAATVKKPKPDPEQLLLIMEKFNLKPDEILFIGDSDYDRQAALNANVWFVAFKNSELKADFNVESMDEIAGILQIN from the coding sequence ATGGATATTACAAAAATTAAAGCAGTGGTATTTGACTGTGACGGTGTTATGTTTGATACGGCCGCAGCCAATAGAAAATATTATGATGAAGTGCTGGCAAGCTTTGATAAGCCGGGTTTAACTGAAGAGCAGTTTGTCAATGTGCATATGATGACGGTAAACGAAGCAATTGAGTATCTTTTTCCGGAAATTGACGATCTTTCAAAAGTATATGACTGCCTTAAAACGATAGGGTATCATAAATTTATCAAGTATATGACTATGGAAAAAGGTCTTAAAGAACTTCTTATAACCTTGAACGACAGCGGTTATATAAGGGGAATCGGCACTAACAGAACCAATACAATGGAAAAGGTACTCGAAGATTTTGGTCTGGAAGATTATTTTGAAGTGGTTGTGACGGCAGCAACGGTGAAAAAACCCAAACCTGATCCTGAGCAATTGCTGTTAATAATGGAAAAGTTTAATTTAAAACCAGATGAGATTCTTTTTATCGGGGATTCTGATTATGACCGTCAAGCAGCTTTGAATGCAAATGTATGGTTTGTGGCATTCAAAAATTCAGAGTTAAAGGCGGATTTTAATGTAGAGTCAATGGATGAAATTGCCGGGATTTTACAGATAAATTAA
- the trmD gene encoding tRNA (guanosine(37)-N1)-methyltransferase TrmD yields the protein MDFTVLTLFPELIDAFFEHGMISRGIEKKLITGSSINIRDFSTDRHKTVDDRPYGGGSGMVMKPEPLQAAVLYAKKKMPESKVVLMTPQGTRFSQAKAWELSCANEGLIFICGRYEGIDERITSCLVDEEISIGDYVMTGGELASMVIIDSIARLIPGVLGSCESPKSDSFSDDRLEYAQYTRPEEFEGLPVPEVLLSGNHEKIRQWRKRSSLQRTFLKRPDLFRKNKLNLEEKKILMQWSQELEVFVKE from the coding sequence ATGGACTTTACGGTACTCACCCTGTTCCCTGAACTGATCGACGCATTTTTTGAGCATGGCATGATATCACGGGGTATTGAAAAAAAACTGATTACTGGAAGCAGCATCAATATCAGGGATTTTTCAACAGACCGTCATAAAACAGTGGATGACAGACCCTATGGTGGTGGCAGTGGTATGGTAATGAAACCCGAACCTTTACAGGCCGCTGTTTTATATGCAAAAAAAAAAATGCCTGAATCAAAAGTTGTATTAATGACCCCGCAGGGAACCCGGTTCAGCCAGGCAAAAGCCTGGGAACTGTCTTGTGCAAATGAGGGGCTTATTTTTATCTGTGGCAGGTATGAAGGAATTGATGAAAGAATAACATCCTGCCTGGTTGATGAAGAAATTTCTATCGGAGATTATGTCATGACCGGGGGAGAGTTGGCATCCATGGTTATCATTGATTCAATTGCAAGACTGATCCCGGGTGTCCTGGGAAGCTGCGAATCCCCCAAATCAGATTCATTTTCCGACGACCGGCTTGAGTATGCACAGTACACAAGACCGGAAGAATTTGAAGGATTACCCGTTCCGGAAGTGTTGTTGTCCGGGAACCACGAAAAGATCAGACAATGGAGAAAACGATCTTCACTTCAGCGGACGTTTCTTAAACGACCGGATCTTTTCAGAAAAAACAAATTGAATTTGGAAGAAAAAAAAATATTAATGCAATGGAGTCAGGAGTTGGAAGTTTTTGTTAAAGAATAA